DNA from Campylobacter sp. RM5004:
ATTAATGAAGCTAAGCTTGATATTTTAAATACTTTACCTATGATAAGCCAGCAAATTAGTCCTATTATTACAGAATAAGGAACAAGTAATATTAATGCACCTGCTCCACTAGCTACTCCTTTACCACCATCAAAACCTAGATAAATACTATAACAATGTCCTATAACACTAAGAACTGCCATAGCCCAAATTGTAGCAATATTAACATCATTTATTAGTGCAAAAGCAATAGGTAACATTGCTTTTAAAAAATCGCTTAGCATTGTTGCTATTGCTAATTTTTTAGCTAGTTTAGGATTTACTTGTTTTACCACTCTTAATACATTAGTTGCACCTATACTTTTTGAGCCTGATTCTTTTATATTTACTTTTGCAAATTGTTTTGCGTATATTAATCCAAAAGGAATAGAGCCTATTAAATAGGCAATTAACATATAAATTAAGTTATGGTTAGTAAATAAATCTATTATAAATACATCAAGACCCATTATTAATCTCTTTTATAAAGGCTTAATTGATTTTTTA
Protein-coding regions in this window:
- the plsY gene encoding glycerol-3-phosphate 1-O-acyltransferase PlsY, with protein sequence MLIAYLIGSIPFGLIYAKQFAKVNIKESGSKSIGATNVLRVVKQVNPKLAKKLAIATMLSDFLKAMLPIAFALINDVNIATIWAMAVLSVIGHCYSIYLGFDGGKGVASGAGALILLVPYSVIIGLICWLIIGKVFKISSLASLIGFSIGVISAEFLYADLSINSHAPLYLILFFIFYKHIPNIKRLILKDECKVI